The sequence below is a genomic window from Echeneis naucrates chromosome 13, fEcheNa1.1, whole genome shotgun sequence.
GAtgctttgtttgttctttttggaaaattaaatCTCTCTTAAATGACTAATCAGCCTGCGATGCAGATTGTGGACAAGGAAGGAATAGGACAGCTGCCTCGGGCTGAGGGGTGCAGACTGTACGCTACCAGGCCGAGGCTTAAGGTCAGGCCTGAACAGCCAGAGTATGATCGAGTCACAAACAACACCTTGCCAGTGAGAGGGAGCAGCAGTCAGTGCTGATGACGACAGTGCAGTGGGGGGTGAGTTAGACTTAATGGTGTGTTGGGATGGACTACTCTTTAAAATCATTTGACACAGCTCTTTCtcagagggcagcacagcgctCAGCAGAAGGTATTTATAAGAACCTGAAGGGTTTGAACTGCTGGATTCAGAGAAGTTGGACAGTGAGCTTAACTATTATCATTTGGTAAAAAGAATGGCACTTGATTTGACTTTTGACAGCACCCAGAAAACTTGGTTTAGCTCATAAGAGCCATGACAGATAACACTTCACTGGCTGGTGAATTTCTGCAGCGACAGATTAATGAGCAGGTCTTGATTGTTCAGGTCCTGGTaataatttttctctgcatcaacttgttgctcatcagaatcttttttcaaaaacagtgatGCTGActtatttgctgttacattgGTGGCAGATTGGTTCTGTGCTATTAATTTTTGGGGAAACTGGTTCTATAGTTCTTCTGGAAAATGTGGGTATTTACTGAGGAACCTGGATCCAGGTGTTTGAGAGGAATGGTCTGAAGTTGATtgtttgaatgatttcatgAAAAAGCTGTCAGTTCTAACAAGCTCTTACAGCAGTGAAGAGatcaataaattcattcattacaaaaagAGTGTGTCTTTTATGTACATGTTAAtactttgaatgtttttaaagttaaaatccTTCGTTAGCAACTACCTTCAATCAGTCATGTGGGCGGGTTAGGATTAGCGTGTTTAGCTGAATTTTAGCATATAGCAAATGGAAATTATGTGGAAAATCATTCACATGaattttgttgctttaaattGCATTTAACTGTAATTAggtgatttcatttttattgatttaaagaaTGATATGACTTTCAttcttggccctgtgatggacaggtgacctgtccaggttgcaccctgccctcacccaattgGcactggcattggctccagcatcccccatgacccagaaatgaatAAGTGcgagaatatgaatgaatgaatgaatgaatttgctgTGGTTAGTTCCCATGAttactatttttctttttacgtGTACATGTCTTGTTGAGCGTTTTATCAAGTACACTTAATACTCTACTATCTCTCTGTAGTAGGAACATTTCAACACACAATATCATTTTGTCTATGAGCAGAAATGTGGGGTTGGATCCTCACATACTTTTTAGGTTCTTTACACACTCCATTTATtactaagaagaaaaaaacgCAGTTTTCCttggacaaagaaacaaacttcTCACCTATTATTTCATCCTGCTACTCTGTCAGGTCCTTCTCCATTCACCGGATGCCTTATACTGGAAGAGATGAATGTCTCGGGGATCCAGCTCAAAAGGACCAAAAGTGATGGTGAAAGAAATCAGCTGTCTCACAAGCAATCTCTTGAAGTAAGTCTCTTTATTCAAGCTGTGCACAGAATCTCACACGACAGAGTGATGAGAGAGGAGCTCTCTgaacaaagagaaggaacagTTTTCATGCACAAGATAACAACTCCCTTGGCAGCATTATTACTGATATTCTGTATATTTGTTGGATACGCGATATCTTTTAACATGAGCCCACAGAAAGAAGTCCAGGGGAGTGATATCTGGTGAACGAGGTGGCCGGGGAATTGGGCCATCCCTtcccagggttagggttcgggttagggcATTTACCACAACCTtttacctgaaacacacaaatgcaatgtgattAAAAGGAACATACAACAAATCTGATTAAGATCTCTCTTCAATTGcctttgtaatattttttttattgtaaagagactttatggacaccctgaATGTTGGGACACATACATTATCATATTTTTCTATCAATAGTGTTAATTTATAAAGCttgcagtattttattttgcagttaACTTGTTAATAGTAATGCTCTCTTTGACGTTAATAATTCTAACTTATTCTTTATTTCAAGTGGAACTGATTGATAGAAAAGTGTATAAAGTGGCACTGATGTCTTTACTGTAAGCATTTGTTGAAGACTCATTAGCCAAGGAGAAAATAGATGAGCAGTAGGGGAAACCAGGGACAGTTGTAATATCTTGTATTTATCCAATCAGAACCAAGCTAGAGTGGTAATACTGCACATTCCCAGTCAGATTGtcttcttggaaaaaaaataaggagCCACATTTGAAACTAACGCAGAAAGTTTTCaccagaaatgttttttgagcGAAGAATCTAACTTTTGAGAGGTATTTTTTGGACACTGTCCTGAGATCAAATGTGGAACGTAGGAACCCAAACAAGTATTGCTGAGTCACTGTTTAGTCAGCTACAGATATAAAAGACTAAGAACTGTCAAGCTGATGGTCAGACTAGTTGTCATGAGGTGAAAACACAACTGGTCACACGGTTATAACAAGGCATTATAACCGTCCCTGAACCAACTAGTCAGTGACTTTCAGTGGAATTCTCTCTCttattatttcattctttcattttgacaacatatatcatgaacatcatcacaataagtcattcattttttttcctcgcaCCATTTGATCACCAAATATCACACCATAGCTGTAAGAAGTCATTGTTTACTCCACCAACTGCTTGCCAATATCTTCAGaggaatttttttcacctgacTGTGATGCACAAGAAGTCTGTCACATCAAAGAAGAGAGGCCCAAAgtaagataaatgttaaaatgcaggtACTCATCCATTTTGACTGATACTGTGGTTTTGTTAAGGAAAACCTAGAGGCCCACTGGCTCATTGTTTTTGAGGACCAGCTCATTAAGATCAGATCGACATGCTCTGACTCGGACACACACTGACTTCGatttatcaaatcagatttcCTTTATACAACCCAAAGGAGAGATAACTTttcagtgcatgaaagaaaatctcatctctgaggccataaatgagaggGCTCAGACATTTTGGCACAAGATAAAATAGTATATAGTTTAAGTATTTgacataataaaatacaaaaagatcaatatgaaacaatgtaGATTCAATGaagggacaccacagctggatgacacagagcagcagctggaaaccatgaagagccactgtcctgagccctttccttgatgactgcttatcctctcctgatgcagctttggccactttcattattttaacatagcaACAAACAAGTATGATGCACATGATCAAAAACTGTATTTGATATATAGCTGACCTCAGATGTTGCTGCCATAAattaatcataaatatttccacagaaCATAACTGATATTGGGTGTAAAATTTTAGGGCTGCAGATgcaaagaaagtggagaaaataaaaatagagggcacagagctgagagcatgaatgatgaggatacagttaatagtattacgtgtggagcagaTCTCTCCATGAcgcagcggcatacaaacagccacataacgctccagagtcattgctgtcagagtcactggtgtaaCAGTAGTATACAGAAACACCACCATAGAGATAATGATGCACAACCAAACATGAATGGGGATATTAAACTGGGTCAAAATAGCAAGGACATCAGAAAGGAATAACACCAAACTATCAGAtagtaatgtaacagcaaataagatgtagcgtgttgttgtgtagaaacactctttttgaaaaaaggttatgatgagcaacaagttgataGAGAGAAAAATTATAACCAGCAGCTGCACAACTGTTACCAGGTCATTCATCAGCAGGTACAAAGGTTCATTACCAACCAGTGAACTGTTATCAGCCATAAGTGTGTTTTCTAAGCAAACGTAGAGTTTtagccacaacaaaatgtcctttaaagAGTCAGTATTCCTTCAAGTGTTTCCTTGTAGAAAGTGTAAAAAGTTcaatttcatcagtttatcaaatcCTACATGCAGTCTCAGGCAGAGCTGTTAGTCttctgatgtgtgtccatccttCTGAGAGAGGGCTGTGCACGAGGCTTTAAAGTCTAGAGCatccaaaaataacttcaaatgaaaGTTCACCCACCAGTATTGTCATCGTCTCTTAGATCTTGCGtgtctttgtttggctgtttacAGTTTGATGGACAATTTACTGCAAACTTTAAAGTGAGCTGATTTTCcttgaactttatttaaaatgtaaataaaactattattgttattaatgggaaggcagctgcatgttttgcatgcagaggccagACCCCAGTTGCAGGGTGAACCAGTGGAATGCTTGTGCTGTAGTAATGGAGAGGGTGTGACAGGAATGGCAGCCAATGTAAAAACTGAGGCCATCAGTCATGAAAGACACTGAGCTGACTTTTTGtggcgaccccaaatagggaaatgCTGAAAGAACAAGTGacaaacatatacatacatataccgagatagactggtgacctgtccagggtgtactccgccctcacccagtgtgagtttgGATTGGCTCCTCAATTGTAATATAAAACTGGTTAAAGATGACAAGAATATCAGACATGAATAGTAAGAAACTATCTGATATGAATGTAAGAGCAAATTAAATATAGCATGTAGTTGTGTAGAAGCACTCTTTAGTAAAAAAAGGTTATGGTGAAGAAAAAATTATCTGCcatctttgtattttctaaGAAACGGGAGCTTCAGTCACTGCAACAAgtcctgtaaactgtaaaaatgtgttctttacaCAATTTGATTACTGTCCAATTTTAAGTACCCTTTAAAGGGTACTGTTTCTCCACTCCAGCGACTAAAGTTGTCAGCTGAGCTCTAAACCAGGGCCGTGCATGATGATGACTTTATAGACTGCACGTACAACAGTTGGAAACAACGCTGCCGTGACCTCCTGAGTTTAGGTTGTTATTCATCCCAGGTTTTTGTGAGTTAACGGTGACCCTGACCTGTGACTGCGAGAGTATAatcagttcaaataaaaatcacttaatTTTTGAGTAATAATCtatgtttttgttcaatttaaagAGATTACCTCAAAGTATTAATGAGATATTGTGTTAACAAGACCTGGTGATTTTTCACTGTgccaacttgttgctcatcatgaacctttttcaaaaagagtgtttctacacaaaaaCACGTTACATCAGTTATGTGCAGTGGAGCTGTTTACGAGTGGTGGTGTCCAGTTGATGGAAAACTACAGGCCATAGAAGAATATCCTGTCgtagagatgaagaaggagtTGAAGCCTTTTCATGGCCTGCTCAGTTGCTATGGCCACAGTTGTGGTACCTGTGACTGCACTGCTAGATGCTTTGGGAGGCAGGTCTTGGATGTAGTCATTAATCTGCTTGTAGAGGGGCTTGGACCCTCCCCATTATCAAGCAGAGATCCCTGATGTTGTGACCAGATAATATGAGTCACAAACAACATGTGGCCAGAGACAGGGCGCAACAATAAATGCTGATGATGACAGTGCAGTGTGGAGTGAGTTTGACTGTCTACTCAGTagagataaaatcattatactgggagcACAGCATCGAGGAATAAATTCGGCtttagaagatgtttatctgaagatgctgtggcaaGATTTAAAGATAACGTTCGGTcatcatttgcagcaatgccatatctaaattcaaatgaggttttctcccatacacaggttgaaaCCTTGTGATTCGCACTAAggccacactgtgtttaaatcttgatgatgctgcccctctcaaaaagaaagtcataaaacagaggaggctggctccctggtacaATTCTCACATTCctaccttaaagcagacatcaaggaaattagaaagaatttGGTGTTCCAGTAACTCGGAAGAGTTTCACAGAGCctgaaaagaaagcttaaaaacatataaataagctctccacagtgctagaagttcatattactcagcactaatagaagaaaacaaaacaaaacaaaaaaaaaaaaacaaaaacaaaacaaaacaggtttctcttcagcactgtagccaggctgacacagagtcatagctcagttgaaccagtgatcccctgaGCTTTGAGCAGCGATGACTTTATGGACTTTACAGATAAAACtgtaacaatcagagaaagaattcatcagctcttacctccattagacaataatcttctactgaatacagcaactcctgaatcaccTGCAATGCCtgttgtacatctggaatcattctttcagtcattcatcctAGACCTGATTAATTttaccttatctttgggttatgtaccgcagactcttaagaccgcagtcatgaAACTTCAActgaaaaagccaaatcttgttccagatgttttggccatcTACAGATCAATATTGAACCTTCTGTCCATCTATAAAATCATTTAGAAAGCGGTAGCAAACCACTTACATGACCGGTTTGCTCAAAGAGttagtcaggatttagagcccataacagcacagaaacagcactggttcaagtctccaatgatattctaatgtcTTCAGATAATGCATCAGCCTTCATACTTCTCCTGTTATAtgttagtgctgcattcaacaccagaGATGAACGGTGAATTTAGGAGCCAGTTTCTTAGACTCCACCCCCAGTGGTAGGTTCGGGTGGACAGCCATACCTTTTGTCCCACCTGGTAAGGGGGGGGGTCTGGGAGCGACAGCGATTGGCAGCTGTTGAATACCGTTCTGCTGCCTAAAGGAGTGAGGACCTGGCCTGGCCCCAGTTTTGGCAACAGCGGCGGATGAATGCCTCCACGGATAGACAGAAAGTCTCTTTTTCCTGGGTCggaaataatggaaacaatgaAACCCAGAAGACGGACTGGCGGATGCTCCAACGAGGCGACAGAACTCCCTCCAGAACAGTGAGGTGAACTGGGGCCCTCCGTCTGACACCCTGTCAGTAGGGAGGCCATGTAGTCAGCACACTTGCTGAACACCTCTTGAAAACTCATGGTCGTCTGCAGGTACCttgaaaaggtcagaggtcaaacaggtGCTGATGTGGGTGTAGGGGCAGTAGGTTGGACCCCGTAGACCAGTCTAGATTTTAGGACGTGGAAACAGACTGTCTCTTGGTGGTTGCAGGACAGGAGCATGGGAATAGCTTTGGTCTGATGAGTGACAGTCCCCAGGAGGTGCACTGCCTGGCACTGGACGAGACAGGAGAACCTGATTGATGCTGCTGATGGGCGAGTTCCTCATCAATCAGGTGATGCCCGGCGGTAGCACAGGAGCCGGAGTCAGAGTCGTGTCAGAGGGGTCAGGGCTGCAGCGGCTGCAGCTTGTTGAGTCATGACGGTAGCCATCTGTTGAACCTGGACGGCTAGCAAGGTTAGCGCCTGCTCCAGCCCTGAAGCTGTGCCTTGTGCCGCTGGAGCATGTCCTCTACTCGAGCTAGGCGAGAGGTTGGAGAGGAGGTGTCTGCTGGGTCCATGTCTGGCCAGATTTTTTATGACACTGGGTGGTTAGGACCCAAAAGCAGAACACAGTCGGCAATGACTTTAATTGCCAGGGACAGGTAAAGAGCAGGATCTGTAGAGTCAATACCTGATTCTGAAGTGCCGacaaggagagagcagaggagcggtcagagacaggaggagtgGTCGAAGCCGGGAGAGCAGTGCGAGAAGGTGCAGGTACTGacagggagcaggcagaggatgaGCCGAGGACAGGCGGATAGGTCAGAACcaggagagcagacagaagccCAGGACACTGAGGCAGAACTCTTGGTCGGAGACGAAAGGCAGGCAGGTACAACGGGGAGCAGACGTGGAGAGCAGGTCCGGGAACAGGTAGGCAGGGTTGGGAGATCTGACATGTAATCGCTGGATAGTCTCGCATGgcacaaagaacaatctggcaaggaGTGAGTGTGGAGTGAGTGTGGAGCTAGTGAATATATACCTGGGTTGATTGTGGGTGATGTGCTGCAGGTGTGCTGATGGCTGAGTGAGAGCAGGTGTGGTGTGAGTAGTGGAAAGGTACTGAGTCCAGggtgagagacagcagcagactgtgacAGACGTACTTGGTTAAAACTGGCACATGTGTCTCAGACCAAATGGCTATGACCTGTTGGGTTCCCCAGGGGTCAATTCTGGGACCCCtattgtttaatctgtacatgcTTCCATTAGGCCAGCTAATATGCAGTTATAATGTGTCCTACCAcaactatgcagatgacactcagatctacgTTAGGTTAGAAATCTAAGGATAATTTTCGACTCAGACTTGAActttaacagccacattaaatcaatgacatcagcagctttttatcatcTGAAAAACACTGGCAGAATCAAAGGTATAGTGTCTAAACCAGATTTGGAGAGAATAATCCATCCAGCAGGTTAGACTACTGTAACGGTCTGCTCACTGGACTCTCTAAACaagctgtaagacagctgcagtacatccagaatgctgctgctcgaGTCCTGACTAGAATCAGGAAATACAACCACATTAGTCCAGTGCTCAGGTCTCTGCGCTGGCCTCCTGACGCTCagagaatagactttaaaacagctctgcttgtgtacaagtctcttcatggtctagcaccaaagtacatctctgacatgGTAGAGCCATATGAGAACCTCAgggagtggtctcctggtggtgcccagggtcaggactaaacatggtgaggctgcgttccagttttatgctgctaaaatctggaacagtctttcagaagatgaTTTCAGATTAGCTTTTAATGcattgaatgatttttttcttgaatgatttatgtaatgattctatctgccttcttgtaattttttctccatctgtcaagcactttgaattaccctggGTACGAACGCTAATTGTTGAtccagtctgtgtctgtgtgtggcaacATTGGATTTCTGTTACTTATTAACTCAATTCAAAAACCAACCAAATATCAGAATCAGATTCAGAAAACTTTGTCAATGTGTCAACGTGACATTGCACAACGAAATTAAGGTGTCAACTTACAGTGCAGAGGAAGTAATATAAATAGATAAAGATCTAAAAGGGATAAacgtgaaaagtaaaaaaaaggaatttaaaaatataaatataaatacaaacacaagttATAAGCAATGGGGAGAAGAGCCTGCTAGCTCTTATTGCATGTCACGGTAAAAATAATTGTATTGCACAAAAAAGTAATGGGTATTGCACATCTTATTTATCTAATGAATATGCAGTTCAGCTgtcataaatatgaaacaaaaagtttatCTTGGCttccatttacagttttgaaTTTCGGTTGGTTAAgatcacaacattttaacatgaacatttgGCAAAATATCTTTTAGTAATCTTCCAGCCCGTTACTGTCCAGCTTGCCCGTCATTGGTGTTGTATatgctgtatatgtgtgtgtgcctttaatAGAGAGTTGACGACAATGCCATAAAGCAGGTGTTCCAGGTGAGTCACACGTGGTGACCACACGGGCATTATTACCCAGCTCCAAGTTACACAGTAAAGTTCTAGTATTGGATAATAACCTTTGTGTGGACATTGAATCACTTTACATGGTGTCAGATTCACTTGACAGACGCAGCGCTTCAGAAAGATGGCAAAGTTTAATCCTCCGGATAGTTTTGCGTTTGATCGTCCAAATAAATTGGGAGACTGGAAGCAGCGTTTCCAACGCTTTTGTTTGGTGACAGAACTaagcagagaggatggagaagTTCAGGTCAGTTCCCTGATATATGCTACGGGCCCGaaggctgaaaacattttcaagtcaTTCGTGTTAGCTGGGGATGATCAAAAGATGTTTGTTAGGAAAAGACGAGTACTTTTTCCCCAAACGGAATGTAATCCACGAGCGCGCCTGTTTCCACCAGAGAGTACAGCGGCCCGGGGAGAAAGTTGAAATGTTTATCAGAGCTCTTTATGATTTATCAGAACACAGATGACTTTAATATGTCACcatttatttagagaaaacacaagaaacttgtgtgacaaaaaaatgggccagacaaactttcaccctgctctatgttccctacagataatatccaactaggccagtgagtggtgataactatcatgtctttggggtcatcaggtgggaacctcctttcatcgttgtttcgtctagttaggcccacaacacctccaggaggctggaccgtgaacactggcgtcccagagtcacccccaaatgccagccatcaccactcctcacacaaagacaactatctccaacagcacgactatcaactactctaacctctcaccaactgcaccagtgaaagcggggtgggggtacagaccctggttcgggtaggggggagaaatagaagaggtggagagaaaagtacggatgggatacagaccctggttcgggtagagggtgcaggaggtggaggcaatacaagctacactagcagattcagcaactaaactcacctgaacagtcctatactcaaacaaaactaacacaccaacccaggccaactcacctggactaactgcacggtgtcaaagaggctcaaacaggccacaccctccacttaaatacacttcctcttcctggatttcttcctctgcttctccctagagtctgtctatctgaagAGCTCGGCCTGCTGGtcccccagctactattacttcttctaacccaaatccactgactggatcttactgcctcatctgtcatttccttcactattttcctcaccctcagtccgcttcctcctaactccttcaacaaagcaacagcagatcttgctacaaaccctctacatcctacttccactggacaaatcctgaccttccatcctcgctgctcagcatccttacctacagtcagctctatgaaatatactttctttctactcctagaccacaaaatgaaatcaggccttagctttgtgtaggctatttcctggggaacaacaagctttcctcctaaatctacctgcatctcccagtcactagcatcccccaagctgccttgcttccttattatcttattaactttctctccttcctgaacaaactgtattgcaactctctttgtcttagaccctcctaaaattgccttcctccgtatatcttcaatgcctgcagctaagctttttaaaacggTTTTAAAaaggttatgtcgccacgtatatcggccttgtgagagactaatcttacaaccggacaagatgtgttttagagctgcagcacctgaacacaacgaacataacgggtctccatttacccagagttttaggttctggggagttggcaatacgtcatatgttgcccctatcaaaaatctaacagtactttcctccatactccacagctctttccaactaagctttttcttctctacaccttcccagttcaaccactgtccctgcttatcctgagccactgccctcgcactccttaatatttcctcctgtctacgaacctgctctacaattagcttcctcttctctttgggatctgctctactccacaccggtttgcctgggccaagccccaagcctcccaggcctatctgtacattacccacaatctctgtatgcctaagagatgcttttgcttcctgcagtGCCATTCTATCAACATTTTATCAAGTGCCAACTGAAAACTATTCcaaagcatttattatttatgcatttagattttatgGACTTTGAGGATTCTATCCCtttctttccatattttcaGGGCTTTGGTGGCAGTTTAGTAGTTTATATACAGCAATCTCAGTTAAAGCAACATATTagtaattttaaaggaaattgtcatttgaatttctaaacaaaaacaaggacactGCAGTACTCCATTTGTGCGCAGGGCACAGCTGATGGGGGGCGACATGGTGTTAATTTTCACTGTCCCAGTCTTTAAAGTCAGCATGCGTAGCCCTCCATCTTCAGGCTGCACAGAGCTCAGTGAGCAGCATTCCTCCCAGTTGCAGTAGACAGGATTTTGGAAATTGCTGTGTTCAGTGTACCACAATATCACTTCAGAGAGGAGTGGATAAAAGCTTTGGGTGAAtaatccagtttttgtttttgttaatgacaATTTAAGGGACTTTTTGGGGTGACACAAACTTCTGCGTGCTTGCTTAGAAAACACACTTATGGCAGACAACAATTCTCTTGTTCTTCTTGAATCGCTGCAGCGGCACATAAATGAAAAGGTCATTATTGTGCAGCTCcttgtgatgatttttctcagcatcaaCTTTTTGCTCATTgtaaccttttttcaaaaagagtgtttctacacaacCGCACGTTATATGctatttgctgttacattactgTCAGATAGTTTGTTGTTATTCATGTCTGATATCGTTCTCATCCTCAACCATTTTCGTATTGCCTTTCAAACGTGGCTGTGCCTCATTATCTCTATGGTGGTGTTTCTGTATACTACAgtcacaccagtgactctgacagcaatgactctggagcgttatgtggctgtttgtatgccgctgcatcatggagagctctgctccacacgtaatactattaactgtatcctcatcattcatgctctcagctctgtgccctctatttttattttctccacttt
It includes:
- the LOC115053144 gene encoding odorant receptor 131-2-like, whose protein sequence is YVAVCMPLRHGEICSTRNTINCILIIHALSSVPSIFIFSTFFASAALKFYTQYQLCSVEIFMINLWQQHLRSAIYQIQFLIMCIILVCCYVKIMKVAKAASGEDKQSSRKGLRTVALHGFQLLLCVIQLWCPFIESTLFHIDLFVFYYVKYLNYILFYLVPKCLSPLIYGLRDEIFFHALKSYLSFGLYKGNLI
- the LOC115053145 gene encoding odorant receptor 131-2-like — protein: MADNNSLVLLESLQRHINEKVIIVQLLVMIFLSINFLLIVTFFQKECFYTTARYMLFAVTLLSDSLLLFMSDIVLILNHFRIAFQTWLCLIISMVVFLYTTVTPVTLTAMTLERYVAVCMPLHHGELCSTRNTINCILIIHALSSVPSIFIFSTFFGSASLKFYTQYHICSVEIFMIHLWQQHLRSAIYQLQFLIMCIILVFSYVKIMKVSKAASGEDKQSSRKGLRTVALHGFQLLLCLIQLWFPFIEAALFQISFTLFNNVRYFNYILCYLAPRCMSPLIYGLRDEVFFNSLKYFASFGLCKRDII